A stretch of the Planktothricoides raciborskii GIHE-MW2 genome encodes the following:
- a CDS encoding O-linked N-acetylglucosamine transferase, SPINDLY family protein, with translation MENQNNWEQKAAQCWMAGDYNQAAQLYEQAISANPKQRQNYWYLGLMLLLGGEEEEAHTTWLLGMMEGDSEQMEAWTAELLQILETEANRQQEKAENSPAWLIRQHLREICPGDIYNLLQLVQLAIAQETLTPEDFAAWNIIELLESTNPGSLDSQLLIKVAENLLEFAPLESYSQEFVAACLPHLKGNSNFRDVLLVAAAKIGYQMRETDIAIAIAQLCLQVNAEHPEEIWRNLARFYEKSKQYDLSIKAAKQCYDLCEYLADKIAANYQIITALLVTGGYWEEAVDIFKRHESMLLSFLEFPPQEILKLRASRLLTAMFCFPYFRDEPKINRKIQNKIAHLTQERIQADARKQGYSFNQHLNKPELMTQGRRLKIGYIGNCLRKHSVGWMARGVFQYHDRDRFEIHGYFVDYEPGDSLQEWYIHHVDQAHKLGSNALQIAEEIVNDEIDILIDVDSLTWEVTFQVMALKPAPIQATWLGLDAAGLPAIDYYLADPFVLPENAQDYYVEKILRFPKTYIALDGYEVSVPTMRRDELEIPAAAVVYYSGQTSSKRNPDMARLQMKVIKEVPNSYFLIKTWPDVEGVKQFFLELAESEGVAVSRLRFLPNDSSEIHRANLGIVDVALDTYPYSGATTTLEILWMGIPIVTRVGEQWAARNSYTMMVNAGITEGIAWTDEEYIEWGVRLGLDSELRQKIWWKLRQGRQTAPLWNARQFTQEIEQAYQQMWEKFLQDSRVIP, from the coding sequence ATGGAAAACCAGAATAATTGGGAACAAAAAGCTGCTCAATGCTGGATGGCAGGAGACTACAATCAGGCGGCACAGCTTTATGAACAGGCAATTTCAGCTAATCCAAAACAGCGACAAAATTACTGGTATTTGGGGCTAATGTTGCTGTTGGGAGGAGAAGAAGAAGAAGCTCATACCACTTGGCTTCTAGGAATGATGGAAGGTGATTCTGAGCAAATGGAGGCTTGGACGGCAGAACTGTTGCAAATTCTGGAAACTGAGGCGAACAGGCAACAAGAAAAAGCCGAGAATTCACCAGCTTGGTTAATTCGACAACATTTGCGAGAAATTTGTCCCGGAGATATTTATAACCTATTGCAGCTAGTTCAACTGGCGATCGCTCAAGAGACATTAACTCCAGAGGACTTTGCCGCTTGGAACATTATTGAACTCCTAGAATCTACAAATCCTGGTAGTTTGGATTCGCAATTACTGATAAAAGTGGCAGAAAACTTATTGGAGTTTGCCCCCTTAGAATCATATTCCCAAGAATTTGTTGCTGCTTGTTTGCCTCATCTGAAAGGAAATTCAAATTTTCGAGATGTTCTCTTGGTGGCAGCCGCTAAAATTGGCTACCAGATGCGGGAAACGGACATCGCAATCGCGATCGCCCAATTATGTTTGCAGGTTAATGCGGAACATCCCGAAGAAATTTGGAGAAATCTGGCTCGTTTTTACGAAAAATCAAAGCAGTATGATCTGTCAATAAAAGCAGCGAAACAATGCTATGACCTATGTGAATATTTAGCAGATAAAATTGCCGCCAATTACCAGATTATCACAGCTTTATTAGTTACGGGTGGATACTGGGAAGAAGCAGTGGATATCTTTAAACGGCACGAGTCTATGCTATTGTCGTTTCTAGAGTTTCCACCGCAGGAAATTTTAAAACTCAGAGCATCGCGTTTGCTCACTGCTATGTTTTGTTTCCCCTATTTCAGAGATGAACCAAAAATTAACAGAAAAATCCAAAATAAGATTGCTCATTTGACCCAGGAACGCATCCAAGCAGATGCCAGGAAACAAGGGTATTCCTTTAATCAGCATTTGAATAAACCTGAATTGATGACTCAGGGAAGACGCTTAAAGATTGGATATATCGGCAATTGTCTGAGAAAACATTCCGTAGGTTGGATGGCAAGAGGAGTGTTTCAATATCACGATCGCGATCGGTTTGAAATTCACGGCTATTTCGTAGACTATGAGCCAGGGGATTCGCTGCAAGAATGGTATATTCATCATGTTGACCAAGCTCACAAATTAGGCTCGAATGCTTTACAAATTGCTGAGGAAATCGTCAACGATGAAATTGATATTTTAATCGATGTTGATAGCCTAACTTGGGAGGTTACATTTCAGGTGATGGCGTTGAAACCAGCCCCCATTCAAGCTACTTGGCTAGGCTTGGATGCGGCGGGACTGCCAGCCATTGACTACTATCTAGCCGATCCATTCGTTTTACCAGAAAATGCCCAAGATTACTATGTGGAAAAAATCTTGCGCTTCCCCAAAACTTACATCGCCTTGGATGGGTATGAAGTGAGTGTTCCCACCATGCGGCGCGACGAATTAGAAATTCCAGCGGCAGCAGTGGTTTATTACAGTGGTCAAACCAGTTCCAAACGCAATCCAGATATGGCAAGACTGCAAATGAAGGTTATTAAAGAGGTGCCAAATAGCTACTTTTTGATTAAAACTTGGCCTGATGTAGAAGGGGTGAAACAATTCTTTCTAGAATTGGCAGAATCAGAAGGAGTGGCGGTTTCCCGACTGCGATTTTTACCTAACGATTCTTCGGAAATTCATCGAGCTAACTTAGGAATAGTTGATGTGGCACTCGATACCTATCCTTATAGTGGTGCAACCACAACTTTGGAAATACTTTGGATGGGCATTCCCATCGTAACTCGCGTGGGCGAACAATGGGCTGCCCGGAATAGCTATACCATGATGGTCAATGCTGGAATTACCGAAGGCATTGCTTGGACAGATGAAGAATATATCGAATGGGGAGTTCGTCTGGGTTTAGACTCAGAATTGCGGCAAAAGATATGGTGGAAATTACGGCAAGGTCGCCAAACCGCACCCCTTTGGAATGCTCGGCAATTTACTCAGGAAATAGAACAAGCCTATCAGCAAATGTGGGAGAAGTTTCTCCAAGATTCAAGGGTTATACCATAA
- a CDS encoding O-linked N-acetylglucosamine transferase, SPINDLY family protein, which translates to MIEDVRETDFVDWLEQADRHRLKGNYTEAASIYEQAIATEPDVKSHYWHLGLLLLLQGEEEAAHTTWLVGMMDGDSEQIEQWTEELRLVLETEALRQEELGEDMVAWLIRQHIREICPQDIHNLLHLIQLGSKINRLREEELTAWDAIAVLKSVTPKQIDRDLLLQVLRSLINVAPLHPYPQEFAEACVQHLSESAEFRDLLMEVATQIAYELHQPKIAIAWGELCLRAGTSTQPQELLGNLAGIYDYAGNFSQAIEMAKRAYALCETLPDQVFANYRILKSLLGAGGYWEEANVALTKQDSLMLSLIAEKPPELDLVRAKRLLSSTFLFPYLRDDPVKNRQIQNSVADLFQFYIQESAREIVRKFQEQAVQRRQINPTDRRLKIGYISHCLRSHSVGWLARWLFQYHDRQRFEIHGYFMNYQPLDDPLQAWYMNHVDQVHQLGADSLKIAAEIAQDEIDILIDIDSLTLDRTFTVMAYKPAPIQVTWLGWDAAGLPAIDYFIADPYVLPVKAANYYTEKIWSLPQTYIAVDGFEVGIPTLRREDLDIPTDAVVYYIGQKGYKGNLPTARLQMKILKAVPNSYFLIKSRADETAVKNFFTELAEAEGVDSSRLRFIPSAPSEEIHRANLGIVDVVLDTYPYNGATTTLETLWMGVPMVTRVGEQFSARNSYTMMLNAGITEGIAWTDEEYIEWGIRLGTKPQLRQEISWKLLQGRQTKPLWNAKQFTREMENAYQQMWQIYLNG; encoded by the coding sequence ATGATCGAGGATGTTCGGGAAACTGACTTTGTGGATTGGCTGGAGCAAGCCGATCGGCATCGGCTCAAAGGAAATTATACCGAAGCAGCCAGCATTTACGAGCAGGCAATTGCCACGGAGCCTGACGTAAAATCTCACTACTGGCATTTAGGCTTGCTGTTACTTTTGCAGGGAGAAGAAGAAGCGGCTCATACCACTTGGCTGGTGGGGATGATGGATGGTGACTCTGAGCAGATCGAGCAGTGGACAGAGGAACTACGGCTGGTGCTGGAAACAGAAGCTTTAAGGCAAGAAGAATTGGGAGAGGATATGGTTGCCTGGTTGATTCGGCAACATATTCGGGAAATTTGCCCCCAGGATATTCACAACTTGTTGCATTTGATCCAACTTGGGAGCAAAATTAATCGTTTGCGAGAGGAGGAGTTAACTGCTTGGGATGCGATCGCAGTGCTAAAATCAGTCACTCCTAAGCAGATCGATCGGGATTTGCTCCTACAAGTTTTACGCAGCTTAATCAATGTGGCTCCACTGCATCCTTATCCGCAGGAATTTGCCGAAGCTTGTGTGCAGCATCTATCAGAAAGTGCTGAGTTTCGGGATCTGCTGATGGAGGTGGCGACGCAAATTGCCTATGAACTACATCAACCCAAAATCGCGATCGCCTGGGGAGAGTTATGTTTGCGGGCTGGGACTAGCACGCAACCCCAAGAACTTTTAGGGAATTTGGCTGGTATTTATGACTATGCGGGGAATTTTTCCCAGGCGATTGAAATGGCAAAACGCGCTTATGCTTTATGCGAAACTTTGCCAGACCAAGTTTTTGCGAATTACCGCATCCTGAAAAGCTTGCTCGGTGCTGGGGGATACTGGGAGGAAGCTAATGTTGCTTTAACGAAACAAGATTCATTGATGTTATCGCTGATAGCGGAAAAACCGCCAGAACTGGACTTGGTGAGGGCGAAACGTTTGCTGAGTTCTACTTTTTTATTTCCCTACTTGCGAGACGATCCGGTAAAAAATCGCCAGATTCAAAATTCTGTTGCCGATCTGTTTCAGTTTTATATTCAAGAATCAGCGCGGGAGATAGTAAGAAAATTTCAGGAGCAAGCGGTACAGCGTCGGCAAATTAATCCAACTGACAGACGTTTAAAAATTGGCTATATTTCTCATTGTCTGCGATCCCATTCTGTGGGCTGGTTAGCGCGATGGTTATTTCAGTATCACGATCGCCAGCGGTTTGAAATTCACGGCTATTTTATGAACTATCAGCCCTTGGACGATCCCTTACAAGCCTGGTATATGAATCATGTTGACCAAGTACATCAATTAGGTGCGGATAGCCTTAAGATTGCGGCAGAAATTGCCCAGGACGAAATTGATATTTTGATTGATATTGATAGCTTAACCTTGGATAGAACTTTTACGGTTATGGCCTATAAACCTGCGCCGATTCAAGTAACCTGGCTAGGTTGGGATGCGGCGGGATTACCTGCGATTGATTATTTCATCGCTGACCCTTATGTATTACCAGTCAAAGCCGCAAATTACTATACAGAAAAAATATGGTCTTTGCCGCAAACTTATATTGCAGTGGATGGCTTTGAGGTAGGAATTCCCACCCTACGGCGAGAGGATTTAGATATTCCCACTGATGCAGTAGTTTATTACATTGGTCAGAAGGGATATAAGGGTAATCTCCCCACAGCCCGACTACAAATGAAGATTCTTAAAGCGGTGCCGAATAGCTACTTTTTGATTAAAAGTAGGGCAGATGAAACGGCAGTAAAAAATTTCTTTACTGAACTAGCAGAAGCCGAAGGTGTGGACAGTTCTCGTTTAAGATTTATCCCGTCTGCTCCTTCAGAAGAAATTCACCGAGCGAATCTCGGCATTGTTGATGTGGTATTAGATACTTATCCTTACAATGGGGCAACTACTACATTAGAAACGCTCTGGATGGGGGTGCCGATGGTGACGCGAGTTGGTGAGCAATTTTCGGCTCGCAACAGCTATACGATGATGCTGAATGCTGGAATTACTGAAGGGATTGCTTGGACAGATGAAGAATATATAGAATGGGGAATTCGTCTGGGGACAAAGCCACAACTGAGACAAGAAATATCCTGGAAATTGTTACAAGGAAGACAAACAAAACCCCTGTGGAATGCCAAACAGTTTACCCGTGAAATGGAAAATGCTTATCAGCAAATGTGGCAAATATATCTCAATGGTTGA
- a CDS encoding type IV pilin protein — translation MKTELKVKFLQHLNEKRREGGFTLIELLVVVIIIGILAAVALPSLLSQANKAKQVEARNNIGAMNRAQQAYFLENNNTFATIKDNLGIGIKNSPNYTYTISAGTPNAQAIQIAQIDAATTGQSLKGYKGLTYTSTGTAATEVLTLGLLCEAKSPGSQAGDPTSAGCTAGDKNLAE, via the coding sequence ATGAAAACCGAATTAAAAGTCAAATTCCTCCAACACCTGAACGAAAAAAGAAGAGAAGGCGGTTTCACCCTGATTGAACTGCTCGTGGTGGTGATCATCATCGGGATTCTGGCTGCTGTGGCTCTGCCCTCCCTCCTCAGCCAAGCCAACAAAGCCAAGCAGGTTGAAGCTCGGAATAATATTGGTGCGATGAACCGGGCACAGCAAGCATACTTTTTGGAAAATAACAACACATTCGCAACAATCAAGGATAATTTAGGCATTGGGATCAAAAATAGTCCTAACTATACCTACACCATCAGTGCTGGTACTCCTAATGCTCAAGCCATCCAGATAGCACAGATAGATGCGGCTACCACAGGACAATCTCTCAAAGGCTATAAAGGGTTAACATACACCTCTACAGGTACAGCAGCGACAGAAGTTCTGACCCTGGGACTCCTCTGCGAGGCAAAAAGCCCTGGTTCTCAAGCTGGAGACCCTACCAGTGCTGGCTGTACTGCCGGTGATAAGAACCTCGCCGAATAA
- a CDS encoding class I SAM-dependent methyltransferase, protein MENQNAESLEKIRQQFETGPYPRVPLENSLKEDYNSLYYHNYVTSFYLRNQKVIDTKDKIILDAGCGTGYKALALAEANPEAKIVCIDISENSLKISQERLKFHGFRNNIEFHLLCIEDLPSLGMQFDYINCDDVLYLLPEPAIGLQGMKSVLKPEGIIRANLHSSLNRVYLYRAQEIFKMMGLMDENPGELEISIVREMMKALKNDVQLKATTWADNRENNPEFFMMNYLFQEDKGYTVNEMFAAMKAADLEFISMVNWRHWELMDLFEDWENLPVFLAMSLPELSAEDRLHLFELLHPRHRLLDFWCGHPNNGSSFVPVDDWQDADWRSARVYLHPQLRNSKLKDYLIQCVIDHQSFEISRDVPHPTMNPVIIGSDIAACLLPLWDEPQSVTALVERWLQIRPVDPLTLNPVSQEKALLEITKFLTDLEAFLYVLLERCD, encoded by the coding sequence ATGGAAAACCAAAACGCTGAATCCCTAGAAAAAATTCGCCAACAATTTGAAACAGGCCCTTATCCCAGAGTTCCCTTAGAAAATTCTTTAAAAGAAGATTATAATTCTTTATATTATCACAATTATGTCACATCCTTTTATTTAAGGAATCAAAAAGTAATTGATACCAAAGACAAAATTATTTTAGATGCTGGCTGTGGCACTGGATATAAGGCTTTAGCATTAGCAGAAGCCAACCCAGAGGCAAAAATTGTTTGCATAGATATATCAGAAAACTCATTAAAGATATCTCAAGAAAGACTAAAATTTCATGGATTTAGGAATAATATAGAATTTCATCTTTTGTGTATTGAAGATTTGCCCAGCTTAGGGATGCAGTTTGACTATATCAATTGTGACGATGTTCTCTATCTGCTGCCTGAACCGGCGATTGGACTACAGGGGATGAAATCGGTTTTAAAGCCCGAAGGAATTATTCGCGCCAATCTCCACAGTTCCCTGAATCGGGTTTATCTTTATCGGGCGCAAGAAATATTCAAAATGATGGGGTTGATGGATGAAAACCCAGGGGAACTGGAAATATCTATCGTCCGTGAAATGATGAAAGCCTTGAAAAATGACGTTCAACTTAAAGCAACAACTTGGGCTGATAATCGAGAAAATAACCCAGAGTTTTTTATGATGAATTACTTGTTCCAAGAAGACAAAGGGTACACAGTAAACGAAATGTTTGCTGCGATGAAAGCCGCTGATTTAGAGTTCATCAGTATGGTGAATTGGCGACACTGGGAACTGATGGATTTATTTGAAGATTGGGAGAATTTGCCGGTATTTCTGGCCATGAGCTTACCAGAACTCTCGGCGGAAGATCGATTACATCTGTTTGAATTGTTGCATCCGAGGCATCGACTGCTTGACTTTTGGTGCGGTCATCCCAACAATGGTTCAAGTTTTGTTCCTGTTGACGATTGGCAAGACGCAGACTGGCGAAGTGCCAGAGTGTATTTGCACCCTCAGCTAAGAAATTCTAAGTTAAAAGACTATTTGATCCAATGTGTCATCGACCATCAATCTTTTGAAATTAGTCGGGACGTTCCCCACCCAACAATGAATCCGGTAATCATCGGCAGTGATATTGCTGCCTGTCTGCTACCTCTGTGGGATGAGCCTCAGTCAGTGACGGCCTTGGTGGAACGCTGGCTCCAGATTCGTCCGGTGGATCCGCTCACCCTCAACCCCGTGAGTCAGGAAAAAGCGTTATTAGAGATTACCAAATTTTTAACTGACCTGGAAGCCTTTCTATATGTGCTTTTGGAGCGTTGTGATTGA
- a CDS encoding biopolymer transporter ExbD translates to MLNLIGGKRRSMKINQDIQGEEARIELIPLIDVIFCILTFFILAALQLTRQPVIDVALPKAATGETQTQEMLIVRLEPAGQVYVYIEEQPRLVTLDQLEQILSFYHSSNPMALMVLYASEEVKYNLVVEVLDRMRAVGGTRVALATLPRDASSQPSIPTPTTLPPSNIQLPPPPATTQP, encoded by the coding sequence ATGCTTAATTTAATTGGGGGAAAGAGGCGATCGATGAAGATAAACCAGGATATTCAAGGGGAAGAAGCTCGCATTGAGCTAATTCCACTGATTGACGTAATTTTTTGCATTCTGACATTTTTTATTTTGGCAGCCTTGCAACTCACGCGCCAGCCCGTGATTGATGTAGCCTTGCCGAAAGCAGCTACCGGGGAGACGCAGACACAAGAAATGTTAATTGTCCGGCTAGAACCAGCGGGACAGGTCTATGTTTATATAGAAGAACAGCCTAGACTGGTGACATTAGACCAGTTAGAACAAATCCTCAGCTTTTATCACAGCAGTAATCCTATGGCGCTCATGGTGTTGTATGCCAGCGAGGAGGTCAAATATAATCTGGTGGTGGAAGTGCTCGATCGCATGAGAGCGGTCGGTGGCACCAGAGTAGCATTGGCGACCCTTCCCCGTGATGCCAGTTCCCAGCCGTCCATTCCCACACCAACCACCTTGCCACCGAGTAATATTCAATTACCACCACCTCCTGCCACCACCCAGCCGTAA
- a CDS encoding NAD(+) kinase, with translation MSPKAGIIYNDNKPIACRVALEWQDKLTDAGWQVVSTTGVGGILGYSSPEKPICHTAIDQLVPPGFDQDMTFGLVLGGDGTVLSSFRQVAPAGIPLLTVNTGHMGFLTEIYLNHLPEAMAQVLAGDYQIEERTMVTVQVIRDNIVVWEALCMNEMVLHREPLTSMCHFEIEVGHHAPVDIAADGVIISTPTGSTAYGLSAGGPVITPDVPVLQLVPICPHSLASRALVFANSEPVNIFAANPDRLVMVVDGNAGCYVLPEDRVHIKRSPYSARFIRLKRPEFFHVLREKLGWGLPHVAKPTSVELP, from the coding sequence ATGTCGCCCAAAGCAGGCATTATTTATAACGACAATAAACCGATCGCTTGTCGTGTTGCCCTCGAATGGCAAGACAAGCTGACTGATGCTGGTTGGCAGGTGGTCTCCACCACCGGAGTCGGGGGAATTCTAGGTTACTCCAGTCCAGAAAAACCTATCTGTCATACCGCGATCGACCAACTGGTTCCCCCTGGGTTCGATCAGGATATGACTTTTGGCTTAGTGCTGGGTGGGGATGGCACTGTATTGTCCTCGTTCCGCCAAGTGGCACCGGCGGGGATCCCATTGCTGACGGTGAATACTGGTCACATGGGTTTCTTGACAGAAATCTACCTGAACCATCTCCCGGAAGCGATGGCACAAGTTCTTGCCGGTGACTATCAAATTGAAGAGCGGACAATGGTCACGGTGCAAGTGATTCGGGACAATATCGTAGTTTGGGAAGCACTCTGTATGAATGAAATGGTGCTTCACCGGGAACCGTTGACCAGTATGTGCCACTTTGAAATCGAAGTGGGGCATCATGCACCTGTGGATATCGCCGCTGATGGGGTGATTATTTCCACACCCACGGGATCCACCGCTTATGGCCTGTCTGCAGGCGGCCCGGTGATTACCCCTGATGTGCCAGTATTACAGCTAGTGCCGATTTGTCCTCATTCGTTGGCTTCAAGGGCTTTAGTTTTTGCCAATAGTGAGCCGGTGAATATTTTTGCCGCGAATCCCGATCGCCTGGTGATGGTGGTGGATGGCAATGCGGGATGTTATGTGTTGCCGGAGGATCGAGTCCACATCAAGCGATCACCCTATAGTGCCCGGTTTATTCGCTTAAAACGGCCTGAATTTTTCCATGTGCTGCGAGAAAAGTTAGGCTGGGGATTGCCTCATGTGGCTAAACCCACTTCAGTGGAGTTACCGTGA
- a CDS encoding SDR family oxidoreductase — MTLLVFGATGTLGRQIARRALDEGYQVRCLVRSFKRAAFLKEWGAELVRGNLCDPETLPAAFDGVTAVIDAATARATDSLSIKQVDWEGKLALMEAAKSAGVQRYIFFSILDAEKYPDVPLMEIKRCNEAALAESGLNYTILRLAGFMQGLIGQYAIPILDNQAVWMTGEVVPIAYMNTQDIAKFAIRALSVPETENKTFPVVGTRAWSGDEIVALCNRLAGKEAKIIRSPLSLLRTVRKIARFFQWSWNVADRLAFVEVLASGKPLTASMDEVYPVFGLDPKETTTLEGYLQEYFSRIMKKLKELDYEKEKNSKMQKKRKIPF, encoded by the coding sequence ATGACTTTATTGGTTTTCGGTGCCACAGGTACATTAGGAAGACAAATTGCGCGACGCGCCCTTGATGAAGGATATCAAGTGCGTTGTTTAGTCCGTAGTTTCAAAAGAGCAGCCTTTTTAAAAGAGTGGGGCGCAGAACTGGTGCGGGGAAATCTTTGCGATCCTGAGACTTTACCTGCCGCTTTCGATGGGGTGACTGCGGTGATTGATGCAGCCACAGCCAGAGCCACAGACTCTTTAAGTATCAAGCAAGTTGACTGGGAAGGCAAACTAGCGCTGATGGAAGCCGCCAAGTCTGCGGGGGTGCAGCGTTATATTTTCTTCTCGATTTTAGACGCGGAGAAATATCCCGATGTACCCTTAATGGAAATTAAGCGCTGTAATGAAGCGGCGCTAGCGGAATCAGGGCTAAACTATACAATTCTTCGTCTAGCCGGATTCATGCAAGGGTTAATTGGTCAGTATGCGATTCCGATTTTGGATAATCAGGCGGTTTGGATGACCGGTGAGGTGGTGCCGATCGCCTATATGAACACGCAGGATATTGCCAAATTTGCCATCCGCGCTCTATCTGTACCAGAAACGGAAAACAAAACCTTTCCCGTGGTAGGGACTCGTGCCTGGAGTGGTGATGAAATTGTGGCGTTGTGTAATCGCTTGGCGGGTAAAGAAGCCAAAATTATCCGCTCACCCCTGAGTTTATTGAGAACCGTGCGTAAAATTGCCCGATTCTTCCAATGGAGTTGGAATGTGGCCGATCGCCTCGCATTTGTGGAAGTGCTCGCTAGTGGCAAACCCTTAACGGCGTCAATGGATGAAGTTTATCCGGTCTTTGGCTTGGATCCCAAAGAAACCACCACTTTAGAAGGGTATTTGCAAGAATACTTCAGTCGAATTATGAAAAAACTCAAGGAACTGGATTACGAAAAAGAAAAAAACAGCAAGATGCAAAAGAAAAGGAAGATTCCTTTTTAG
- a CDS encoding DUF3611 family protein: MRNNSEPPALPPAVQRVIPAFRLGGWISFWVQVVLAVVASIIFLFAIIFETSNSGASGGGSNPGTSAGIFFAVSGIIALLVSIYWSFRYTRLALQLKASQASLRPKKADAMQILRLGVIINLVGMFLSLLAAESISGILLGKALQSQAARVSLTVPMQQLIQPLDIFVILANTHTIFAHFIGLVTGLWVINWITRDNS, from the coding sequence ATGCGAAACAATTCAGAACCCCCCGCCTTACCACCAGCAGTCCAGAGAGTTATTCCCGCATTTCGCCTTGGCGGATGGATTAGCTTTTGGGTTCAGGTCGTCCTAGCCGTCGTAGCTAGTATCATCTTCTTATTCGCGATTATCTTTGAAACCAGCAATTCTGGGGCTTCAGGCGGTGGGAGTAATCCCGGAACCAGCGCCGGAATCTTTTTTGCGGTGAGTGGAATAATCGCCCTACTGGTAAGTATCTATTGGTCATTCCGTTATACCAGGTTGGCGTTGCAGTTAAAAGCGAGTCAGGCTTCCCTGCGTCCCAAAAAAGCAGATGCCATGCAAATTTTGCGTTTGGGTGTGATCATCAATCTCGTTGGGATGTTTTTAAGTTTACTGGCCGCTGAATCGATTAGTGGGATTCTTTTGGGTAAAGCCCTGCAATCTCAAGCGGCGCGGGTTTCCTTGACTGTTCCTATGCAACAATTGATCCAACCGTTGGATATTTTTGTGATCTTGGCGAACACCCACACCATTTTCGCTCACTTCATCGGTTTAGTTACTGGGTTGTGGGTGATCAACTGGATTACGCGAGATAATAGTTAA